TAGTCAACGGGGGTGTTATTCACGACGGTAACGCAGCCAAACGTTTAAACGTTCCTGGTATTCCAAGTGTGAGTGAATCCGCTCAAGTGGCGCGCGATATCGAACTCGCTCGTGCAACCGGCGTTCACTATCATATCTGCCACATTTCAACTAAGGAAACCGTGGCACTTGTCCGCCGCGCTAAAGCAGATGGTGTCAATATCACCTGCGAAGTCACCCCACATCATCTTTTACTCGACGATCGTTCAATCATCAGTGACGATGCCCTGTTAAAAATGAATCCGCCCCTCAGAACGTTAGCAGACCGTCAAAGCCTCTGGGCAGGTCTGATGGATGGCACAATCGACGTGATTGCGACCGATCACGCACCACATACCGCGGCTGAGAAAAGTCAGTCGTTATTACAAGCACCATTTGGTATAGTAGGGAGTGAAACAGCCTTCAGTTTACTCTATACACACCTAGTCGTTAATGGCCCCTTTAGCTTAGCGCAATTATTAGCTAAAATGACGACCGTTCCGGCGCAGGTTTTCAATCTACCCGCAGCCGGTCAACTACGCGTTGGCGACCAAGCCGATATCGCTGTTTTTAACCTGACACAACCCACTACTATTCAAGCAACCGACTTCCAATCTAAGGGCCACAACACACCATTCATCGGTGAAACGGTACTTGGCGGTACAGAATTAACCCTAGTTGCCGGTCAAGTTGCTTATCAAAGGAGTAAATAGCTTATGAAACGTTATCTCATTTTAGAAGACGGCACCGTCTTTAGCGGTTTTGGCTTTGGTGCACCTACCATCTCAACTGGTGAAATTGTCTTTAACACCGGTATGAGTGGTTATCAAGAAACCATTACAGATCAATCCTACAACGGCCAAATTATTGCTTTTACATACCCATTAATCGGCAATTATGGCGTTAACCGCGATGATTTTGAATCAATTAAACCCACCTGTAAAGGGGTGGTCGTTCATGAAGTCCCACGCTTAGCTAATAACTGGCGGATGAACATGAGCCTTGACGACTTTTTAAAACAAAAGAAAATACCCGGTATTTGGGGCATTGATACGCGGGCTTTAACGCGCCGCTTACGGGATAAAG
This DNA window, taken from Latilactobacillus sakei, encodes the following:
- a CDS encoding dihydroorotase, with protein sequence MYRLIQNGQLLIDDQLVKRDIAIDEKGRITAIEAHITPSDEPAETIFDAQGALVSAGLIDGHVHFRDPGFTDKETLQTGSRAAAHGGYTSVIAMPNLNPVPDKLADFKTLVARNQTETTVHTYQFAPITGDLVNNNLVDMPAFKAAGAAGFTNDGHGVQDAQTMYLAMQQAAAIKAPIVAHVEDISLVNGGVIHDGNAAKRLNVPGIPSVSESAQVARDIELARATGVHYHICHISTKETVALVRRAKADGVNITCEVTPHHLLLDDRSIISDDALLKMNPPLRTLADRQSLWAGLMDGTIDVIATDHAPHTAAEKSQSLLQAPFGIVGSETAFSLLYTHLVVNGPFSLAQLLAKMTTVPAQVFNLPAAGQLRVGDQADIAVFNLTQPTTIQATDFQSKGHNTPFIGETVLGGTELTLVAGQVAYQRSK